The Lacrimispora xylanolytica genome has a segment encoding these proteins:
- a CDS encoding LytR/AlgR family response regulator transcription factor, with translation MKIHIVVCDDEASAVKLIKERLCTILDPLIQYTCYEFTDPRHVISMAKDTPIDLLLIDIEMPDIKGLDVVKEVRIYNHQLLVLFITNMDMYVYESFKLQPFRFIRKSHMNELNEALSSAVSIIKNNLDIFNVPINLVTHKEVKIHDIIYFESLHNNVKIVLNGDSFVFRSTLKLIEKQLEGKTFVRIHSGFLVNLKYIYLIRGSAVEISFNDNIISLPLSRNRRNNLISEYKRSLR, from the coding sequence ATGAAAATACATATCGTTGTTTGTGATGATGAGGCAAGCGCTGTTAAATTAATTAAAGAAAGGTTATGTACCATTCTTGATCCACTGATTCAATATACTTGCTATGAATTTACCGACCCAAGACATGTTATTAGTATGGCAAAGGATACTCCTATTGATTTGCTTTTGATAGACATTGAGATGCCTGATATAAAAGGGTTAGATGTAGTTAAGGAAGTAAGAATATATAATCATCAGTTGCTGGTCTTATTCATTACAAACATGGACATGTATGTATATGAATCATTTAAACTCCAGCCATTCAGATTTATCAGAAAATCTCATATGAATGAATTAAATGAAGCATTGAGCAGCGCTGTATCTATAATAAAGAATAATTTGGATATTTTTAACGTGCCAATTAATCTGGTTACGCACAAGGAAGTGAAGATTCATGATATTATCTATTTCGAATCATTGCATAATAATGTAAAAATAGTCTTAAATGGAGATTCATTTGTATTTAGATCTACTTTAAAACTCATTGAAAAACAATTGGAAGGCAAAACATTCGTTCGAATACATAGCGGATTTTTGGTTAATTTGAAATATATCTATCTTATCAGGGGGTCTGCCGTAGAAATTAGTTTTAATGATAATATAATTTCTCTTCCGCTTAGCAGAAATCGTAGAAACAATTTAATTTCTGAATATAAAAGGAGTTTACGATAA
- a CDS encoding ABC transporter ATP-binding protein encodes MKIEYQDVYVSIGRTRILYGVNLTAESGNITGIVGPNGCGKSTLIKTTLGLHSMKAGDILLEGSSLTGLNNKQLAQRFAYVGQENSCMFDFTAYEIVSMAVPIRGRLNKRAERALVMNALEQLGIVHLRDRNIQNLSGGERKLVFIARAFAQGVDTIILDEPTNHLDIKHQLYILDILKQSKKTILIVLHDLRLAAHYCDTLYLMKQGNVVCGGRPSEVLQKKRVHQVFGVEGFALELEDGALDFHLKMN; translated from the coding sequence ATGAAGATAGAATATCAAGATGTTTATGTGTCTATAGGGAGGACCAGGATATTATATGGAGTAAATCTGACTGCTGAAAGCGGTAATATAACGGGAATTGTAGGCCCAAATGGCTGTGGGAAGTCAACTCTCATAAAAACAACTCTGGGTCTTCATTCCATGAAAGCTGGAGATATTTTATTAGAGGGTTCTTCCCTGACAGGATTAAACAACAAGCAGCTGGCCCAGCGTTTCGCTTACGTGGGTCAGGAAAACAGCTGTATGTTTGATTTTACCGCATATGAAATCGTATCCATGGCCGTTCCTATCCGTGGGAGATTGAATAAACGGGCGGAAAGAGCTCTCGTTATGAATGCACTGGAGCAGTTAGGCATTGTACACCTAAGGGACCGGAATATTCAGAATTTATCTGGTGGAGAGCGGAAATTGGTCTTCATTGCAAGGGCATTTGCTCAGGGTGTGGATACGATTATTCTTGATGAACCAACAAATCACCTGGATATCAAACATCAGCTTTATATTTTAGATATCTTAAAGCAGAGTAAAAAGACCATTCTTATTGTCTTACACGATTTAAGGCTGGCTGCGCATTATTGCGATACACTGTATTTAATGAAGCAGGGAAACGTTGTTTGCGGAGGCAGGCCGTCAGAGGTCCTTCAAAAGAAAAGGGTACACCAGGTGTTTGGAGTAGAAGGCTTTGCATTAGAATTAGAGGATGGGGCTCTTGACTTTCACCTTAAGATGAATTAG
- a CDS encoding FecCD family ABC transporter permease, with product MRQENGKNLRGIILFPVLIAVLLLSLLFVISKGSTDISMSVVYGILNDQVLHGGRELKEGLWGRADYQIIWNIRLPRVLFGILCGAGLGLCGAVMQALVLNPIADPYILGISSGASSGAACALLLPIPFFGGQYQTTIMAMAGALISSALVYFMAKFAGGGKLHPVTLLLSGTAINAVMSAVTGFLIFIAKSSESIAAVYNWQMGSLAAAQWSTLTIPALGVFLGLIVCILQSGNLNLMMMGDEDAAALGLSVKHVRAGMFIVCSVIVASLVSVTGIIGFVGLVVPHVVRLMIRSSNNKLVIPLSALSGAIYLMWADSLARSAFRAAELPIGIITAFVGAPFFLFLMIRKHYGVRA from the coding sequence ATGAGACAGGAAAACGGTAAGAATTTAAGAGGAATCATACTGTTTCCTGTACTGATTGCAGTCTTGCTGCTTTCTCTCCTGTTTGTGATATCCAAAGGCTCCACAGATATTTCCATGTCTGTGGTCTACGGAATCTTAAATGACCAGGTCTTACATGGAGGTCGGGAATTAAAAGAGGGCTTATGGGGGAGGGCGGATTATCAGATCATCTGGAATATCCGGCTTCCCAGAGTATTGTTTGGTATCTTATGCGGTGCCGGTCTTGGATTATGCGGTGCAGTGATGCAGGCTCTGGTTTTAAATCCCATTGCAGACCCATATATTCTTGGCATCTCCTCAGGAGCATCTTCGGGGGCAGCCTGCGCGCTGCTTCTTCCGATTCCATTCTTCGGAGGCCAGTATCAGACTACAATCATGGCTATGGCTGGCGCCCTGATATCCTCTGCTCTGGTGTACTTCATGGCGAAATTTGCTGGAGGCGGTAAGCTTCATCCGGTTACCTTATTGCTTTCCGGAACTGCAATCAATGCAGTAATGAGTGCTGTCACAGGTTTTTTGATATTTATTGCAAAAAGCTCTGAAAGCATTGCAGCTGTGTATAACTGGCAGATGGGAAGCCTGGCAGCTGCTCAGTGGTCTACACTGACCATTCCAGCTCTTGGCGTTTTTCTTGGTCTCATCGTTTGTATCCTTCAGTCAGGGAATTTAAATCTGATGATGATGGGGGATGAGGATGCGGCAGCTCTTGGTCTGTCAGTAAAGCATGTTAGGGCTGGTATGTTTATTGTCTGCTCGGTAATCGTTGCATCCCTGGTTTCTGTTACCGGCATCATTGGCTTTGTGGGTCTGGTGGTTCCACATGTGGTTCGTCTGATGATTCGCTCCAGCAATAATAAACTTGTGATTCCACTCAGTGCATTGTCAGGAGCCATTTATCTGATGTGGGCAGACAGCCTGGCCCGCAGCGCATTCCGGGCGGCAGAACTTCCGATAGGAATTATAACTGCTTTTGTTGGAGCGCCATTTTTCCTTTTTCTTATGATCCGGAAACATTACGGAGTTAGAGCGTAA
- a CDS encoding ABC transporter substrate-binding protein yields MKKRLIALAAAIVLSVTGCSTAAPSGSKQAETSGSIAETAGQQKEAYGVVVIQNGERTITFTSMPQKVLCCNLYSAENMVMLGLKDYIAGRNVPASKAETPLPELADEFAPIPEIEVSHENAVALEADLVIGQISSFQESKWGTYDMFGNKGVNCYTITGTLVKDETIEDVYTDIENLGKIFKVEDRASALIDKMKKEITDIQSAVSDIEETDKVKVFVMDSFKGNEIYTTSAGLQSNLIELAGGINATRNMADSRWFNTSVETLVKTNPDIIIFNDYGQQTMEEKMDFMNNNPALADVTAVKNKAYLTVPLVTVMQNIRSASACKSFAEFFYPEKFKQ; encoded by the coding sequence ATGAAAAAAAGATTAATTGCACTTGCAGCCGCCATAGTCCTTTCTGTGACAGGGTGTTCTACAGCAGCACCATCAGGCAGTAAACAGGCCGAAACATCAGGTTCCATAGCAGAAACAGCTGGTCAGCAAAAGGAAGCGTATGGCGTAGTAGTAATTCAAAATGGTGAAAGGACTATTACCTTTACCTCCATGCCCCAGAAAGTACTTTGCTGTAATTTATACAGTGCTGAAAACATGGTAATGCTTGGATTAAAAGATTATATAGCAGGAAGAAATGTACCAGCCAGTAAGGCAGAAACCCCTCTGCCGGAGCTGGCGGATGAGTTTGCCCCCATACCTGAAATAGAGGTCTCACATGAGAACGCTGTGGCTCTGGAAGCAGACCTTGTAATTGGACAAATCAGTTCCTTTCAGGAAAGCAAATGGGGAACCTACGATATGTTCGGCAACAAAGGCGTGAACTGCTATACCATTACCGGCACCCTTGTAAAAGACGAAACCATAGAGGATGTTTATACCGACATTGAAAACCTTGGTAAAATATTTAAGGTAGAAGACAGGGCTTCGGCTTTGATTGATAAGATGAAAAAGGAAATCACCGATATACAGTCCGCTGTCTCTGATATTGAGGAAACGGACAAAGTAAAGGTCTTTGTCATGGACAGCTTTAAGGGAAATGAAATATATACTACATCAGCTGGCTTGCAAAGCAACTTAATTGAACTGGCAGGTGGCATTAACGCAACCAGAAATATGGCTGACTCCCGTTGGTTCAACACCAGCGTGGAAACGCTTGTGAAAACAAATCCTGATATTATTATCTTTAATGATTACGGCCAGCAGACCATGGAGGAAAAAATGGATTTTATGAATAATAATCCAGCACTTGCTGATGTTACAGCTGTTAAAAATAAGGCTTACTTAACGGTTCCTCTGGTAACGGTTATGCAGAATATCCGGTCAGCCAGCGCGTGCAAAAGCTTTGCAGAGTTCTTCTATCCGGAGAAATTTAAACAATGA